In Erigeron canadensis isolate Cc75 chromosome 7, C_canadensis_v1, whole genome shotgun sequence, one DNA window encodes the following:
- the LOC122608178 gene encoding glycine-rich protein 5-like codes for MAKWCLMLLVVLAVATQVTIARDIPSSETNNKGTVVGKGTVVGLTDQKNVFTFGGLGGFSGLDNQGQPIGGGGIGAGIGSDHGIGGVGAGYGYGGPGAATGGIGTIGGLANGFAGLPALGGGGIGGGGPGAGDVGAVPFP; via the coding sequence ATGGCTAAATGGTGTCTCATGTTACTAGTCGTTCTAGCAGTAGCAACACAAGTTACTATTGCTAGAGACATTCCTAGCAGTGAGACCAACAACAAAGGTACTGTTGTTGGCAAAGGTACTGTTGTTGGTCTCACTGACCAAAAGAACGTGTTTACTTTTGGTGGACTAGGTGGCTTTTCCGGCCTTGATAACCAGGGTCAACCCATTGGTGGGGGTGGCATTGGAGCAGGCATTGGCTCTGACCATGGAATCGGAGGTGTGGGTGCTGGTTATGGATATGGTGGACCTGGTGCTGCAACCGGTGGTATTGGAACTATTGGAGGGCTTGCTAATGGTTTTGCTGGCCTACCGGCTCTCGGAGGTGGTGGAATTGGTGGTGGCGGACCTGGTGCAGGTGACGTTGGTGCAGTTCCATTCCCTTGA